The Chlorocebus sabaeus isolate Y175 chromosome 9, mChlSab1.0.hap1, whole genome shotgun sequence genome includes a window with the following:
- the RAB11FIP2 gene encoding rab11 family-interacting protein 2 isoform X3 produces MMLSEQAQKWFPTHVQVTVLQAKDLKPKGKSGTNDTYTIIQLGKEKYSTSVAEKTLEPVWKEEASFELPGLLMQGNPEKYILFLIVMHRSLVGLDKFLGQVAINLNDIFEDKQRRKTEWFRLESKQGKRIKNRGEIKVNIQFMRNNMTASMFDLSMKDKTRSPFAKLKDKMKGRKNDGTFSDTSSAIIPSTHMPDANSEFSSGEIQMKSKPKKPFLLGPQRLSSAHSMSDLSGSHMSSEKLKAGTIGQAHLLGHQLDSFGTVPESGSLKSPHRRTLSFDTSKMNQPDSIVDEGELCFGRQNDPFTNVTASLPQKFATLPRKKNPFEESSETWDSSMNLFSKPIEIRKENKREKREKVSLFERVTGKKDSRRSDKLNNGGSDSPCDLKSPNAFSENRHDYFDYESTNPFTAKFRASNIMTSSRNTLLTPAVAEWRGSLRWAELWSHGAIFYVIP; encoded by the exons ATGATGCTGTCCGAGCAAGCCCAAAAGTGGTTTCCAACCCACGTGCAGGTCACAGTGCTCCAAGCCAAAGATCTGAAGCCAAAAGGCAAAAGTGGCACCAATGACACATACACTATAATTCAACTGGGCAAGGAAAAGTACTCCACCTCTGTAGCTGAGAAAACCCTTGAGCCAGTTTGGAAGGAGGAGGCCTCTTTCGAGCTACCTGGATTGCTAATGCAGGGAAATCCAGAGAAATACATTCTTTTCCTTATAGTTATGCACAGGTCCCTGGTGGGTCTGGATAAATTTTTAGGGCAGGTGGCAATCAATCTCAATGACATCTTTGAGGacaaacaaagaaggaaaacaga gtGGTTTAGATTAGAATCCAAACAAGGAAAACGAATCAAAAACAGGGGTGAGATAAAGGTCAATATTCAGTTTATGAGGAACAATATGACCGCAAGTATGTTTGACTTATCAATGAAGGACAAAACCAGATCTCCTTTTGCAAAGTTAAAAGATAAGATGAAGGGTAGAAAAAATGATGGAACGTTTTCTGATACGTCTTCTGCAATCATTCCGAGTACTCACATGCCTGATGCCAATAGTGAATTTTCAAGTGGTGAAATACAGATGAAATCCAAACCAAAAAAGCCTTTTCTTTTGGGTCCTCAGCGACTCTCGTCAGCGCATTCAATGTCCGATTTATCTGGGTCCCAtatgtcttctgagaaactgaaggCTGGCACCATAGGTCAAGCACATCTTCTTGGACACCAGTTAGATTCCTTTGGAACAGTTCCAGAAAGTG GAAGTCTCAAATCTCCACACAGAAGAACATTAAGCTTTGATACTTCTAAAATGAACCAACCTGACAGCATTGTGGATGAAGGTGAATTGTGTTTCGGAAGACAAAATGACCCATTTACAAATGTGACTGCTTCATTACCCCAAAAATTTGCAACACTGCCAAGGAAGAAAAATCCATTTGAAGAAAGCAGTGAAACATGGGACAGCAgcatgaatttattttcaaaaccaattgaaataagaaaagaaaataaaagagagaaaagggagaaagttAGCCTGTTTGAAAGAGTGACTGGAAAAAAAGATAGCAGAAGATCTGATAAACTTAACAATGGGGGATCTGATAGCCCTTGTGACTTGAAATCACCTAATGCATTTAGTGAAAATCGCCACGACTATTTTGATTATGAGTCAACCAATCCATTTACAGCAAAATTCAGGGCTTCAAATATAATGACATCTTCAAG AAATACTTTGCTGACCCCTGCAGTAGCTGAATGGAGAGGATCTTTGAGATGGGCAGAGCT TTGGAGTCATGGAGCTATATTCTATGTCATTCCCTGA
- the RAB11FIP2 gene encoding rab11 family-interacting protein 2 isoform X4 has protein sequence MMLSEQAQKWFPTHVQVTVLQAKDLKPKGKSGTNDTYTIIQLGKEKYSTSVAEKTLEPVWKEEASFELPGLLMQGNPEKYILFLIVMHRSLVGLDKFLGQVAINLNDIFEDKQRRKTEWFRLESKQGKRIKNRGEIKVNIQFMRNNMTASMFDLSMKDKTRSPFAKLKDKMKGRKNDGTFSDTSSAIIPSTHMPDANSEFSSGEIQMKSKPKKPFLLGPQRLSSAHSMSDLSGSHMSSEKLKAGTIGQAHLLGHQLDSFGTVPESGSLKSPHRRTLSFDTSKMNQPDSIVDEGELCFGRQNDPFTNVTASLPQKFATLPRKKNPFEESSETWDSSMNLFSKPIEIRKENKREKREKVSLFERVTGKKDSRRSDKLNNGGSDSPCDLKSPNAFSENRHDYFDYESTNPFTAKFRASNIMTSSSWSHGAIFYVIP, from the exons ATGATGCTGTCCGAGCAAGCCCAAAAGTGGTTTCCAACCCACGTGCAGGTCACAGTGCTCCAAGCCAAAGATCTGAAGCCAAAAGGCAAAAGTGGCACCAATGACACATACACTATAATTCAACTGGGCAAGGAAAAGTACTCCACCTCTGTAGCTGAGAAAACCCTTGAGCCAGTTTGGAAGGAGGAGGCCTCTTTCGAGCTACCTGGATTGCTAATGCAGGGAAATCCAGAGAAATACATTCTTTTCCTTATAGTTATGCACAGGTCCCTGGTGGGTCTGGATAAATTTTTAGGGCAGGTGGCAATCAATCTCAATGACATCTTTGAGGacaaacaaagaaggaaaacaga gtGGTTTAGATTAGAATCCAAACAAGGAAAACGAATCAAAAACAGGGGTGAGATAAAGGTCAATATTCAGTTTATGAGGAACAATATGACCGCAAGTATGTTTGACTTATCAATGAAGGACAAAACCAGATCTCCTTTTGCAAAGTTAAAAGATAAGATGAAGGGTAGAAAAAATGATGGAACGTTTTCTGATACGTCTTCTGCAATCATTCCGAGTACTCACATGCCTGATGCCAATAGTGAATTTTCAAGTGGTGAAATACAGATGAAATCCAAACCAAAAAAGCCTTTTCTTTTGGGTCCTCAGCGACTCTCGTCAGCGCATTCAATGTCCGATTTATCTGGGTCCCAtatgtcttctgagaaactgaaggCTGGCACCATAGGTCAAGCACATCTTCTTGGACACCAGTTAGATTCCTTTGGAACAGTTCCAGAAAGTG GAAGTCTCAAATCTCCACACAGAAGAACATTAAGCTTTGATACTTCTAAAATGAACCAACCTGACAGCATTGTGGATGAAGGTGAATTGTGTTTCGGAAGACAAAATGACCCATTTACAAATGTGACTGCTTCATTACCCCAAAAATTTGCAACACTGCCAAGGAAGAAAAATCCATTTGAAGAAAGCAGTGAAACATGGGACAGCAgcatgaatttattttcaaaaccaattgaaataagaaaagaaaataaaagagagaaaagggagaaagttAGCCTGTTTGAAAGAGTGACTGGAAAAAAAGATAGCAGAAGATCTGATAAACTTAACAATGGGGGATCTGATAGCCCTTGTGACTTGAAATCACCTAATGCATTTAGTGAAAATCGCCACGACTATTTTGATTATGAGTCAACCAATCCATTTACAGCAAAATTCAGGGCTTCAAATATAATGACATCTTCAAG TTGGAGTCATGGAGCTATATTCTATGTCATTCCCTGA